In the Candidatus Acidiferrales bacterium genome, one interval contains:
- the topA gene encoding type I DNA topoisomerase: MGRSLVIVESPTKAKTINKYLGRNYAVRASYGHVKDLPKKELGIDIKKDFEPTYTVLPGKSKILNELKKIGKEADAIYVATDPDREGEAIGAHLVEFLTGSEIAVEPEGEERSNGTGQKKNKSNGNVTTKKVPKSKVDKRKVFRVMFHEITPKAIKAAFEHASTLNTNLVDAQQARRVLDRLVGYKISPLLWDKVRRGLSAGRVQTVALRLIVDREREIRAFNPKEYWTIHVLLAAGEPPAFEAKLWRYKGEEIEIPSEAKAQEIVGAVEKANWVVSSVVQKEKRRWAPPPFTTSKLQQAAYNRLRFSAKRTMTLAQRLYEGVELGEEGSVALITYMRTDSVHVSNEALAQARDFIGTSYGPGYLPEKPNFFKSKKQAQEAHEAIRPTDVSRSPEDVKRCLDEDMFKLYQLIWQRFVASQMVPAVFDQTTIDIAAGDYVFRASGSVQKFDGYLAAYSASREDEDKGEAADAVPGAAPAAEDDADAEGRSLPRVSEGEKLRLEKIRPEQHFTEPPPRYTEATLVKELEEKGIGRPSTYATIISTIVEREYVTKDQGRFTPTLLGEKVSTLLVKSFEDIFDVGFTARLEDELDEIEEGKLPWRKSVKGFWKHFEDDLEKAEGEMESYKAGIPTDEVCPKCGKGKLLERISRHGFFLGCERYPECDYIRDISDTGTEEVEGENTVEYCHNCGREMVIKRGRFGQFLACSGYPDCKTTRRLAAGTKKARQPDEPLDEKCPKCGEQLLKRHGRFGEFIGCSKYPKCKYTRPITLGIKCPKCGEGEFVRRGAAKGRGRGRIFYGCSRYPDCDFTTPHEPIPGPCPKCGAPFTVMKRTKQGTYRACLNEGCDYEVAVQEEAANASPSPALEPAMEVPAKT, from the coding sequence ATGGGACGTTCACTCGTGATCGTGGAATCGCCAACCAAGGCGAAGACGATCAACAAATATCTCGGGCGCAATTACGCCGTGCGTGCTTCGTACGGGCATGTGAAGGATCTGCCGAAAAAAGAGCTCGGGATAGACATCAAGAAAGATTTCGAGCCGACGTATACCGTGCTCCCGGGCAAGTCGAAAATTCTGAACGAACTCAAGAAAATCGGGAAGGAAGCGGATGCGATTTACGTGGCGACCGACCCGGACCGCGAGGGAGAAGCCATCGGGGCGCATCTGGTCGAATTCCTTACGGGCAGCGAAATCGCTGTGGAGCCCGAGGGCGAGGAAAGGTCAAACGGCACAGGCCAAAAGAAGAACAAGTCGAATGGGAACGTCACGACCAAGAAGGTGCCGAAGAGCAAGGTCGACAAACGCAAGGTTTTTCGCGTGATGTTCCATGAAATCACACCGAAAGCCATCAAAGCGGCGTTCGAACACGCGAGCACATTGAATACGAACCTCGTGGATGCGCAACAGGCACGGCGGGTGCTTGACCGGCTGGTCGGTTACAAGATCTCGCCCTTGTTGTGGGACAAAGTGCGACGGGGGCTTTCGGCCGGGCGCGTGCAGACGGTGGCGCTGCGACTGATTGTCGATCGCGAGCGCGAAATTCGCGCATTCAATCCAAAAGAGTACTGGACGATTCACGTTCTGCTGGCTGCCGGAGAACCGCCCGCGTTTGAGGCCAAGCTATGGCGCTATAAGGGCGAGGAGATCGAGATTCCCAGCGAAGCCAAGGCGCAGGAAATTGTCGGCGCCGTGGAGAAGGCCAATTGGGTGGTTTCCAGCGTTGTGCAGAAGGAAAAGCGCCGCTGGGCGCCGCCGCCGTTCACGACTTCAAAGCTGCAGCAGGCGGCGTACAACCGGCTGCGATTTTCCGCTAAGCGCACGATGACGCTGGCGCAACGCCTGTATGAAGGTGTCGAACTTGGGGAGGAAGGCTCCGTTGCGCTGATCACCTATATGCGCACGGATTCCGTGCACGTCTCGAACGAGGCGCTGGCGCAAGCGCGCGATTTCATCGGGACGAGCTACGGCCCGGGCTATTTGCCGGAGAAGCCGAACTTCTTTAAGTCGAAAAAACAAGCGCAAGAGGCGCACGAAGCCATTCGCCCGACGGATGTGTCGCGCTCACCGGAAGACGTGAAGCGCTGCCTCGATGAGGACATGTTCAAGCTGTATCAGTTGATCTGGCAGCGATTTGTCGCTTCGCAGATGGTCCCGGCGGTTTTCGATCAGACAACCATTGATATTGCCGCGGGCGATTATGTGTTCCGGGCCAGCGGATCAGTGCAGAAGTTCGATGGCTATTTGGCGGCCTATTCGGCGTCACGAGAAGATGAAGACAAAGGGGAAGCGGCGGATGCTGTGCCAGGCGCTGCGCCTGCAGCGGAAGATGATGCGGATGCCGAAGGCCGAAGTCTGCCGCGCGTGAGCGAAGGAGAGAAGCTGCGACTAGAAAAAATTCGTCCTGAACAACATTTCACCGAGCCGCCGCCGCGCTACACGGAAGCGACGCTGGTCAAGGAGCTGGAAGAAAAAGGGATTGGACGGCCCTCGACCTACGCGACGATTATTTCGACGATTGTCGAGCGCGAATACGTGACCAAAGATCAGGGCAGATTCACGCCCACGCTGCTCGGCGAGAAGGTCAGCACGCTGCTGGTGAAAAGTTTCGAGGACATCTTCGACGTGGGCTTCACGGCGCGCCTGGAAGACGAACTCGACGAAATCGAAGAGGGCAAATTGCCCTGGCGAAAATCAGTAAAGGGTTTCTGGAAGCATTTCGAAGACGACCTGGAAAAGGCCGAAGGCGAGATGGAGTCCTACAAGGCCGGAATACCGACGGATGAAGTTTGCCCGAAATGCGGGAAAGGCAAATTGCTCGAACGCATCAGCCGCCATGGATTCTTCCTTGGGTGCGAGCGCTATCCTGAGTGCGATTACATTCGCGATATTTCGGACACGGGGACGGAAGAGGTCGAGGGCGAAAATACCGTCGAGTATTGCCACAATTGCGGGCGCGAGATGGTAATCAAGCGCGGACGGTTCGGGCAATTCCTGGCATGCTCGGGCTATCCCGATTGTAAGACCACGAGGCGATTGGCCGCGGGTACGAAAAAAGCGCGACAGCCAGACGAGCCGCTGGACGAGAAGTGTCCGAAGTGCGGCGAGCAGCTCTTAAAACGCCACGGAAGGTTTGGAGAATTCATCGGTTGCTCGAAGTATCCAAAGTGCAAGTACACGCGGCCCATCACGCTGGGCATCAAGTGTCCCAAGTGCGGTGAAGGAGAATTTGTCCGGCGCGGCGCGGCGAAAGGTCGCGGCCGAGGCCGCATTTTCTACGGCTGCAGCCGCTATCCGGATTGCGACTTTACAACGCCCCATGAGCCGATTCCAGGGCCATGCCCAAAGTGCGGCGCACCATTCACCGTGATGAAGCGGACGAAACAGGGCACATACCGAGCGTGCTTGAACGAGGGATGCGACTACGAAGTTGCGGTGCAAGAAGAAGCGGCAAACGCATCTCCATCGCCGGCTTTGGAGCCGGCCATGGAAGTTCCTGCCAAGACGTGA
- the dprA gene encoding DNA-processing protein DprA, which produces MEPGQYLGWLALALTPGLGARMAGKLLRAFGSPEAIFNASLTSLEAQQLPAAVAQAIHSRQPMSAAAKELAQAEAAKCRLVTWDEPCYPQLLKEIYDPPPLLYVKGNVELLNRHAIAMVGTRRPTPYGNQMAERLARDLAARGLVIVSGLARGIDACAHRGAISSAIGGTVGVLGCGIDVIYPKENRKIFAEIEERGVIITEFPLGTFPAPQNFPIRNRIIAGMARGVVVVEGAQYSGSLITARLAMESGREVFAVPGNVTQPVSFGPNQLIKQGAKLVTSWEDVIEELPTPIRAELVPIETTDSAERASLAEQNLEPAERTLYAMLEVDSARHVDDLVEHSGMSSSEVLSALFELEMKGLVQQLPGKQFLKVML; this is translated from the coding sequence ATGGAGCCCGGCCAATACTTGGGATGGTTGGCGCTCGCGCTCACCCCAGGATTGGGCGCGCGCATGGCAGGCAAACTCCTGCGTGCGTTCGGCAGCCCGGAGGCGATTTTCAATGCTTCACTGACCTCGCTCGAAGCGCAACAGTTGCCCGCGGCAGTGGCCCAGGCGATTCATTCGCGCCAGCCAATGAGCGCCGCAGCCAAGGAATTGGCACAGGCAGAAGCGGCGAAATGCCGCCTGGTTACTTGGGACGAGCCTTGCTATCCGCAACTGCTCAAAGAAATTTACGATCCACCGCCATTGCTCTATGTCAAAGGAAACGTTGAACTTCTAAATCGCCACGCCATCGCGATGGTGGGCACGCGACGTCCGACACCCTATGGGAATCAAATGGCGGAGAGGTTGGCGCGGGATCTGGCGGCGCGCGGGCTGGTGATTGTCAGCGGATTGGCCCGCGGAATTGACGCCTGCGCACACAGAGGAGCAATCAGTTCGGCTATCGGCGGGACGGTAGGGGTCCTCGGCTGCGGGATAGACGTTATCTATCCGAAAGAGAACCGAAAAATTTTTGCTGAAATAGAGGAGCGCGGGGTCATCATAACGGAGTTTCCTCTGGGGACGTTCCCTGCGCCCCAGAATTTCCCGATTCGAAACAGGATTATCGCGGGAATGGCGCGGGGAGTGGTTGTGGTCGAGGGCGCTCAGTATTCGGGGTCGCTGATCACGGCGCGGCTGGCGATGGAATCGGGACGCGAAGTCTTTGCAGTGCCGGGGAACGTGACGCAGCCCGTCAGCTTCGGGCCGAACCAATTGATCAAGCAGGGCGCGAAGCTGGTGACAAGCTGGGAAGATGTCATTGAAGAATTGCCGACACCGATTCGCGCGGAGCTGGTTCCCATTGAAACAACGGATAGCGCAGAGCGCGCATCATTGGCGGAACAGAACCTGGAGCCGGCTGAGAGGACACTTTATGCGATGCTAGAGGTCGATAGCGCTAGGCACGTGGATGATTTGGTAGAACACTCGGGGATGAGTTCGTCGGAAGTACTCTCGGCGCTCTTTGAGTTGGAGATGAAAGGGCTGGTGCAGCAATTGCCCGGCAAGCAGTTCTTGAAAGTGATGCTGTAA
- a CDS encoding zinc-dependent metalloprotease — translation MKRALILCSLFLFVFAIPAAKRSAAQGAQEKALPSIEEKTAGMEKMPGFFTDYWDARAGKIWLQIDKWNMQFLYVESLPYGVGSNDIGLDRGQPGETQVVHFERSGPRVLLVAENEGYRAVTDDATQQQAVKEAFAQSVLWGFDVAAEDGDTVLVDATSFSLHDAHNVALKLQAIHQGSFHLDPSRCAIYLPRTKSFPENTDVEATLTFTSENPGRWVDEVTPDPTAVTVHEHFSFVQAPPPGFHMREYDPRSSFFGIEYMDFATPVDQSIQKRYIVHWRIEKKDPAAAMSEPVKPIVYYVDRAVPEPIRSALMEGASWWNQAFTAAGFINGFQVKLLPEGVDPMDIRYNVIEWVPRRTRGWSYGSAIIDPRTGEIINGHVNLDALRIRQVFLIAQGLLDPFGNDPAKLREANEMALARIRQLAAHETGHTIGLMHNFAGSIVNRSSVMDYPAPVITVGADGMPDVSNAYATGIGSWDKVSIDYGYREFPQGANEKQALNKILDGAFSHGQIYMTDQDARPLGSASPVAHLWDVGSNDLDGLKQVMAVRAAALKNFSESAIPENAPMATLEDVLVPIYLYHRYQITAVTKMIGGLDYSFNVRGDIQKDAEIVPGTEQREAIHAVLDTLQPDVLALPERILKLIPPRPPEFPDTQENFARRTSPAFDSLAPAEAAAEISASLLLEPNRAERMIEYHARDAQYPGFAELVDDMLAATWKAKPEAGYGGAIQQTVDAVMLEYLMALASDEKAAAETRAIASLKLDELKDWITAQSKTTMNESRRAQLFFAAQEIEHFEKNPGGVHLTLPAPPPAGDPIGDDGWQ, via the coding sequence ATGAAACGCGCTCTCATTTTGTGTTCGCTATTTCTTTTCGTTTTTGCAATTCCCGCTGCCAAACGAAGCGCCGCACAAGGAGCACAAGAGAAGGCGCTGCCGAGCATTGAGGAAAAGACCGCCGGCATGGAGAAGATGCCGGGATTTTTTACGGACTACTGGGATGCACGCGCGGGGAAAATCTGGCTGCAAATCGACAAGTGGAATATGCAGTTTCTCTATGTGGAATCGTTGCCATATGGCGTGGGCTCAAACGACATCGGACTCGATCGCGGCCAACCCGGCGAAACGCAGGTCGTGCACTTCGAGCGCAGCGGGCCGCGCGTGCTGCTGGTGGCGGAGAATGAAGGCTATCGGGCCGTGACCGACGATGCGACTCAGCAACAGGCGGTCAAGGAGGCGTTCGCACAGTCGGTGCTATGGGGATTCGACGTGGCGGCCGAAGACGGCGATACGGTGCTGGTGGACGCGACGTCATTTTCCCTGCACGACGCGCATAACGTCGCTCTCAAACTACAGGCGATACATCAGGGTTCGTTTCACTTGGATCCGTCGCGTTGCGCGATCTATTTGCCGCGCACGAAAAGCTTTCCCGAAAACACGGACGTGGAGGCGACGCTGACTTTCACGAGCGAGAATCCGGGCCGCTGGGTGGATGAAGTCACGCCGGACCCAACTGCGGTTACGGTTCACGAGCATTTTTCCTTTGTGCAGGCGCCGCCGCCCGGATTCCACATGCGCGAATACGATCCAAGGTCGAGTTTCTTTGGCATCGAGTACATGGATTTTGCAACTCCGGTGGACCAATCGATTCAGAAGCGCTACATCGTGCACTGGCGAATCGAAAAGAAAGATCCGGCGGCGGCGATGAGCGAACCCGTGAAGCCGATTGTCTATTACGTCGACCGCGCGGTGCCGGAACCAATTCGCTCCGCGCTGATGGAAGGCGCGAGCTGGTGGAATCAAGCGTTTACCGCGGCGGGATTCATCAACGGATTTCAGGTGAAGTTGCTGCCGGAAGGCGTGGACCCGATGGATATCCGGTACAACGTGATTGAGTGGGTCCCGCGCAGAACCCGCGGATGGTCGTACGGAAGCGCAATCATTGATCCGCGGACGGGAGAAATCATCAACGGACACGTGAATCTGGATGCCCTGCGCATCCGGCAAGTGTTTTTGATTGCGCAGGGATTGCTCGACCCATTCGGAAACGATCCCGCGAAGTTGCGCGAAGCAAATGAAATGGCGCTGGCGAGGATTCGGCAACTGGCAGCGCACGAAACAGGCCACACAATCGGGCTGATGCACAATTTTGCAGGAAGCATCGTGAATCGAAGTTCAGTGATGGATTATCCCGCGCCGGTCATCACCGTTGGCGCGGATGGGATGCCGGATGTTTCTAACGCGTATGCTACGGGAATTGGTTCATGGGACAAAGTTTCGATTGACTATGGCTATCGCGAGTTCCCCCAAGGGGCGAACGAGAAGCAGGCGCTCAACAAGATCCTCGATGGCGCTTTTTCGCATGGGCAGATTTACATGACCGATCAGGATGCGCGGCCGCTCGGATCGGCGAGCCCTGTGGCGCATCTGTGGGACGTGGGGAGCAATGACCTCGACGGATTGAAGCAAGTAATGGCTGTTCGCGCGGCGGCGTTGAAGAATTTCTCGGAAAGTGCAATTCCGGAGAACGCGCCGATGGCGACACTGGAAGATGTGCTGGTTCCCATCTATCTCTATCACCGTTACCAGATCACAGCGGTGACGAAGATGATTGGCGGGCTCGATTATTCTTTTAATGTGCGCGGCGACATTCAGAAGGACGCTGAAATCGTGCCCGGCACGGAGCAGCGCGAAGCGATTCATGCCGTGCTCGACACATTGCAGCCGGACGTGCTGGCGCTGCCCGAGCGGATATTGAAGCTGATTCCGCCACGGCCACCCGAATTTCCGGACACTCAAGAGAATTTCGCGCGGCGCACGTCGCCAGCATTCGATTCGCTGGCGCCGGCTGAAGCGGCGGCAGAAATCAGCGCGAGCCTGCTGCTGGAGCCGAATCGCGCGGAGCGGATGATTGAATACCATGCCCGCGACGCGCAGTATCCGGGCTTCGCGGAGCTGGTGGACGATATGCTCGCGGCGACGTGGAAAGCCAAGCCTGAGGCAGGATATGGCGGCGCGATTCAGCAAACCGTTGATGCGGTTATGCTTGAATATTTGATGGCGCTGGCCAGTGATGAGAAAGCGGCCGCAGAGACGCGTGCGATTGCATCGCTCAAACTCGATGAACTAAAGGATTGGATTACAGCTCAGAGCAAAACAACGATGAATGAGAGTCGTCGCGCGCAATTGTTTTTCGCTGCGCAGGAGATCGAGCATTTCGAAAAGAATCCAGGCGGCGTGCATTTGACTCTTCCCGCGCCGCCACCAGCGGGAGATCCCATCGGCGACGACGGCTGGCAATAG
- a CDS encoding menaquinone biosynthesis protein: MSKLRISIVEYLNTAPLVWGFTEGSLAGKYNLSFTVPSQCAESLRVGDVDVAIIPAIEYQRINGLVALPGMAIAAKGEVRSILVVSKKPIDMVKRLALDTSSRSSAALVRLLAAEEWGIQPEFINAAPDPSAMLSEADAALVIGDPALRIAVKLDYLAEKKPREGACCQGDPEDMPVPGYPTLFVYDVAYQWRQMTGKPCVLAIWAGHRDRLTPEVVADFQASKQFGLAHIEDIAEAASVKLDLPSKSLETYLRDNIDFSLDEPNLEGLRLYYEKCAAAGLIPGARPLEFASGSTVLPAQSTARQGA; the protein is encoded by the coding sequence ATGAGCAAACTCCGAATCTCCATCGTGGAGTATTTGAACACCGCGCCGCTCGTGTGGGGCTTCACAGAAGGCTCCCTCGCGGGCAAATACAACCTGTCGTTCACGGTGCCGTCCCAGTGCGCGGAGTCCTTGCGCGTCGGCGACGTGGATGTCGCGATCATTCCTGCGATCGAATACCAAAGGATCAACGGCCTCGTTGCTCTGCCGGGAATGGCTATCGCCGCCAAGGGCGAAGTGCGCAGTATCCTGGTCGTGTCGAAGAAACCAATTGACATGGTCAAGCGCCTCGCGCTGGATACCAGCTCGCGCAGTTCCGCCGCACTCGTCCGATTGCTCGCCGCCGAAGAATGGGGCATCCAGCCCGAATTCATCAACGCCGCTCCGGATCCTTCCGCAATGCTTTCGGAAGCCGATGCCGCACTCGTAATCGGCGATCCGGCGCTTCGCATCGCCGTGAAGCTCGATTATCTGGCGGAAAAGAAGCCTCGCGAGGGCGCATGCTGCCAGGGCGATCCCGAAGACATGCCCGTTCCTGGCTATCCCACGCTGTTCGTCTATGACGTTGCCTACCAGTGGCGCCAAATGACCGGCAAGCCGTGCGTTCTGGCTATCTGGGCCGGACATCGCGACAGGCTCACGCCTGAAGTCGTCGCCGATTTCCAGGCGTCGAAGCAATTCGGCCTTGCCCATATCGAAGACATCGCCGAGGCTGCCTCCGTCAAGCTCGATCTGCCGTCGAAGTCCCTGGAAACCTATCTTCGCGACAATATCGATTTTTCTCTCGACGAGCCGAATCTCGAAGGCTTGCGTTTGTACTACGAGAAGTGCGCCGCAGCCGGTCTGATTCCTGGCGCCCGGCCGCTCGAATTTGCTTCAGGTTCCACGGTCCTACCGGCTCAATCCACGGCCCGGCAGGGAGCCTGA
- a CDS encoding amidohydrolase family protein yields the protein MSEALLKRVTWPMVFVAIAVTMVLAILVARKSFAQPQQVGSTNIPIALVGERIYISPLVAPIENGVILIRDGKIAAVGKHAKADVPEGTGELDCRGMYVMAGFQNSHVHFTQPIWNNAAKLPAAQLTQLLEMNLVRYGFTTVVDTGSDLANTEAIRNRINSGEVAGPRILTSGSPLYPPNGFPYYLKNSIPEEIWKQLAQPKTPAEAIRIVDERIADGADIIKLFTGSWVAKGQAVTMPLDVAEAAVAEAHKHGKLVWAHPSNVAGFQIALQAHVDVLAHAVEDLRGWKESYLKRMKDQGMWMIPTLALFSHDSNIADIMEEVDDYADMHGPILFGTDAGFLPSFNPTDEYLILQRAGLTLNQILDSLTTAPAKRLDESATRGQIRVGMEADLVVLGKDPQQDISNLADVTYTFRQGRIVYSVSNQ from the coding sequence ATGAGCGAAGCGTTGTTGAAGCGCGTAACCTGGCCGATGGTCTTCGTGGCGATTGCCGTCACGATGGTCCTCGCGATTCTCGTGGCCCGAAAGAGCTTCGCGCAGCCTCAGCAGGTTGGCAGCACAAACATCCCAATCGCGTTGGTGGGCGAGCGGATCTACATCTCGCCTCTTGTCGCACCGATCGAAAACGGCGTCATCCTGATTCGCGACGGGAAAATCGCTGCGGTCGGAAAGCACGCAAAAGCAGACGTGCCGGAAGGAACCGGAGAGCTGGATTGCCGGGGAATGTACGTCATGGCGGGATTTCAAAACAGCCATGTGCACTTCACGCAGCCAATATGGAATAACGCGGCGAAGCTGCCCGCCGCGCAACTGACGCAACTATTGGAAATGAATTTGGTCCGGTACGGATTTACGACCGTGGTGGATACCGGCTCGGACCTCGCCAACACGGAGGCAATTCGGAATCGAATCAATTCGGGAGAAGTTGCCGGACCGCGAATCCTGACTTCCGGCTCGCCGCTTTATCCTCCCAATGGCTTTCCTTACTATCTGAAAAATTCCATCCCCGAGGAGATCTGGAAACAACTGGCGCAGCCGAAGACGCCGGCGGAAGCGATCCGCATCGTGGATGAACGCATCGCTGATGGAGCCGACATCATCAAGCTATTTACGGGGTCGTGGGTGGCGAAAGGACAGGCCGTGACAATGCCTCTCGATGTGGCGGAGGCGGCCGTCGCGGAGGCGCACAAACACGGCAAGCTCGTCTGGGCTCATCCGTCGAATGTGGCGGGCTTCCAGATCGCGCTGCAAGCGCACGTGGATGTGCTGGCTCACGCGGTCGAGGATCTGCGCGGATGGAAGGAGTCGTACCTGAAGCGCATGAAGGACCAGGGCATGTGGATGATTCCCACGCTGGCCCTTTTCTCACATGATTCGAATATCGCGGACATCATGGAAGAAGTGGACGACTACGCCGACATGCACGGGCCCATTTTGTTCGGAACCGACGCGGGCTTCCTGCCGAGCTTCAATCCGACGGACGAATATCTCATTCTGCAGCGAGCCGGACTGACGCTTAACCAAATTCTGGATTCGCTGACGACTGCGCCGGCAAAGCGGTTGGACGAATCGGCCACACGCGGACAAATTCGGGTGGGGATGGAAGCAGACTTGGTCGTCCTGGGAAAGGATCCGCAGCAGGATATTTCCAATCTCGCCGATGTGACCTACACATTCCGCCAGGGGCGGATTGTCTATTCGGTTTCCAATCAATAA
- a CDS encoding MOSC domain-containing protein has protein sequence MDSQATSTKLGSLEILRRYPFKGMRGEDIGEVFVTYPGLIGDRAYAFVDPSRPANLPWMTGRLAREMILFQPRFLTAPDPKQERPSPRDFLAEVTTPEGEKLSLQDSGFTAYFEKRFGRALELRFSERAMQDACPVSLLGLDSVDKLSDEAGFLLDHRRFRANFYVRWENRKPFYEHELVGAKLRIGEKLIITVVKNDQRCVIINLDPATAEANPKVLEAVTHNHASCCGIYASVVREGIVRRGDSVCAV, from the coding sequence TTGGATTCCCAAGCAACTTCCACAAAGCTCGGTAGTCTGGAAATTCTTCGCCGCTATCCCTTTAAGGGTATGCGTGGCGAGGATATTGGCGAAGTATTCGTCACGTATCCCGGCCTCATCGGTGACCGCGCCTACGCCTTCGTCGATCCCAGCCGCCCGGCGAATCTTCCGTGGATGACCGGCAGACTGGCGCGCGAAATGATTCTTTTTCAGCCGCGCTTCCTGACTGCTCCCGACCCAAAGCAAGAGCGTCCCTCACCCAGGGATTTCCTTGCCGAGGTCACCACGCCCGAAGGCGAAAAGCTTTCTCTGCAAGATTCCGGCTTCACGGCATATTTCGAAAAGCGTTTTGGCCGCGCGCTTGAACTGCGCTTTTCCGAGCGCGCCATGCAGGATGCATGCCCGGTTTCCTTGCTTGGCCTCGATAGCGTCGACAAACTCTCCGACGAAGCGGGCTTTCTGCTGGATCATCGCCGATTTCGCGCCAATTTTTACGTCCGCTGGGAAAATCGCAAGCCGTTCTACGAGCACGAACTTGTCGGCGCAAAACTGCGCATCGGCGAAAAACTGATCATCACGGTTGTCAAAAACGATCAGCGATGCGTTATCATCAATCTTGACCCCGCGACGGCAGAAGCGAACCCGAAAGTGCTCGAAGCCGTCACGCACAATCACGCAAGTTGCTGCGGCATTTACGCTTCGGTTGTGCGCGAAGGAATCGTCCGACGCGGTGATTCGGTTTGTGCGGTGTGA
- the mqnC gene encoding cyclic dehypoxanthinyl futalosine synthase — MSITQQEALELFNSDDLVGVGMAANEVRRKKNDPRVATYQIDRNINYTNFCTEYCSFCAFYRPLGAKDGYILPFEEIYRKIEETIELGGTGILMQGGLHPDLRIDYFENLLSSIKQRYPQIHLHCFSAPEITCIAEVSGLSIRDTILRLADAGLDSIPGGGAEILDDEIRSRISRLKCSADEWEIVHRTAHSLGMRTTATMMFGCGEEYRHRVNHFERVRRIQEETGGFTAFIPWMFAPENTPLGKKVPEATAVEYLKTLAISRLYLDNIDHIQSSWLTPGIKVCQVGLQFGADDVGSILIEENVVYAAGVRNRTNEAELRRVISDAGFIPAQRDTLYRAYYLK, encoded by the coding sequence ATGAGCATCACCCAACAGGAAGCGCTGGAACTCTTCAACTCCGACGACCTCGTCGGCGTCGGCATGGCCGCGAACGAGGTTCGCCGCAAGAAGAACGATCCCCGCGTCGCCACGTATCAGATCGACCGCAACATCAATTACACGAATTTCTGCACCGAATACTGCTCCTTCTGCGCCTTTTATCGCCCGCTTGGCGCGAAGGACGGCTACATCCTGCCTTTTGAAGAAATCTATCGGAAGATTGAAGAAACCATCGAGCTCGGCGGCACGGGCATATTGATGCAGGGCGGCCTGCATCCGGATTTGCGCATCGACTATTTCGAAAATCTGCTCAGTTCTATCAAGCAGCGCTACCCGCAGATTCATCTGCACTGTTTTTCTGCGCCGGAAATCACTTGCATCGCTGAAGTCTCTGGCCTTTCGATTCGCGACACGATTCTGCGTCTCGCCGATGCCGGGCTCGATTCGATTCCCGGCGGCGGCGCGGAAATTCTCGACGATGAAATCCGGTCGCGTATCTCCCGGCTGAAATGCTCCGCTGACGAATGGGAAATTGTCCATCGCACGGCTCATTCGCTCGGCATGCGCACCACTGCCACGATGATGTTCGGCTGCGGCGAGGAATATCGCCATCGCGTCAATCATTTTGAGCGCGTCCGCCGTATTCAGGAAGAGACCGGCGGCTTCACCGCATTTATTCCCTGGATGTTTGCGCCGGAAAACACCCCGCTCGGCAAGAAAGTCCCGGAAGCGACGGCTGTCGAGTATCTGAAAACGCTCGCCATCAGCCGCCTTTATCTCGACAATATCGACCATATCCAGTCGAGCTGGCTGACGCCGGGAATTAAAGTCTGTCAGGTTGGCTTGCAGTTCGGCGCCGACGACGTCGGCAGCATCTTGATTGAAGAAAATGTCGTTTATGCCGCCGGCGTGCGCAATCGCACCAACGAAGCCGAGCTTCGCCGCGTGATCTCCGATGCTGGCTTCATCCCCGCGCAGCGCGACACGCTCTACCGCGCGTACTATCTCAAGTAG